The sequence ACGCCCGCACGCACAGCTTGCCGTCGATGCTGGCGCACACGAAGATGTGCTTGCCGACGGGGAGGCCGAGCACCTGGCCGGACGACGGCAGCGCGAAGCGGAACAGGCGGACGTCGCGAGACAGCACCGTCCTGGCGACGAGCCTGCACGGGACCTTCTCCCGCGGGTTGGAGAGCGCGACGACGGGCGCCGCTGGGCCCTCGTGGCGGATGGGAGGACTGGGAGCGAGCTCGAGGGGGGAGGCCTGCTCGGCGCCAGCGGTGGTGACGAGATCGCCGATGCGGTATGGGGCGAGGAGCTCCTTGGCCTTGTCGGAGTGGATGGCGTCGAACTCCTCGGTGCAGTCGGTGCCGGCGTTGATGAGGATGCTGTCGGCGCCGCCCGGGTGGTCCTTGAGATACTCCGTGCAGTCGTAGACGTGGCCGTGGACGACGATCCACGCCGAGTCCTGGGACGCGTGCTTGCGCACCTCGGACATGGTGAACTGCTGATTGGTGGTGGAGGTCGCCGCGGACGTGGCCTCTGCGGTCTCGAGGTGCTTCTGCTGCGCCATCCATCCGCCCGGCTGGTTGCCGGGCTGCACCGGGTGCTCGAACGCAAGCCCTGCTTTCTCCCCCATGCGCGGCCGGCACACGTTGACCTTCACCCTGAACCAGCAGTTGGTCATCATTCCCTGCAAACGCGTGATGATACAGCATGAGCATCATAAATTCATAAACAGAGAACACAGCGAACGTCGACATGGACACGGTACCAGTACCATGAGGTTCCAGGTGAGGAACTCCGGCTGCGTGTTGAGCGATTGGTCCCATGCGCGGACGGCGATCTCCTTGCAGGCGAGGAGGTCGATGAGCTCGACGTCGATGGACCAGAAGCACCAGCACCAGTACCTGCCGTACTTGGTGGGCTTCTCCGGGTGGTCAAGCGCGCAGAGGAGCCAGTTCTCGCCGCCGTCCAGCGTCACCTCAACTCGCGTCACTTTCTTGCCACCACCTGCAACAAGTAGGAACGATGAAAAACACAGCAGGGAAGTATAAACCATCTGCAGATGACGCTTGCCAGTTGCCACTCCACATCGGGGGCATGCATGTAGATAAGTGTTACCCGAGTATGCGAATCCCTTCATGGTGTAGATGCGCTGTGTCGTGATGGCGTTGATGGGCAGGAACTCATTGTGCGCCGGCGTTGTGATCACCGAGTTCGTGTTCATCTCGTTGATGACATACTCCGGCTTGTACCACCAGCCTGTATATTATTATTGCGTTTCAGCATATATATGCGTACCAATTCAGTAGAAGCAATTAAATCGGTTCCAGGAGACCAATTCACCTTCGGCGTCGGCGAGCTTGGCGTCGACGTGGGACGGCAGGAAGCGGTTGTCCCGGTAATGGTAGTAGTTGTCGGACTCAGCCGGGGCGACGACGATGCGCTTGAGCCATTTGACCATGCGGCCGGCCGTGCATCCGGGGACGATGAGGCGCACGGGGAAGCCATGGTCGGGCAGCAGCGGCCCGCCGTTCTGCTGGTACGCGAGCATGACGTCCATGGTGGGGTCCAAGGCCCGCTCGCGCGTGATGCTGGTGCCGTACTtggtgccgccgccgccggggaggtCCTCGGCGCCCTCGAAGCACACGAAGAGCGCGCCGTCGGCGACGCCGCCGCACCGGCGCAGCACGTCGCGGAGGCGCGCGCCGCGCCACACGGACGTGGACACGGCGCCGGGGCCCCAGTTGAAGCCCAGCGTCTGGCGCGACATGTTCTGCTCCTTGCGCCGGTTGCTGGAGCAGACCAGCGTCACGGGGAGCTCCAGGGCCGGGAAGTCGCGGGCGAGCTCGTCCATGGTGAGGCGGGCGGGCCGCCGGACGAGCCCCGTCACCTCGACGGTCCACGTCGCCCAGTCGCCGCGCGGGACGGGCCCGTGGTTCCGCACGTAGTGCAGCGGGGCCGGCGTGATGAAGCCGTGCCGCATGAGCCGCGGCAGCGGCGGCTCGCCGTTGAACGGGTGCTTCCCCGTCAGACGGATGAGCGACGGGCTGCGCTCGACCCACGCGTCCACGGTGCCCTCGTCGCGCACCGACGGCTCCACGCCGAGATGGCGAAGGTAGTGCGACCCATACGTCTCGTGTCGATCACCCTgatggtcgtcgtcgtcgtcgtccgatGCGTCGTCGTCAGCCTTCCGGGCCGACGAGACAAGGGCCGCCGCGACGAAGCCACTGCCGCGCACGGATGAGCGGCGCAGGATGTCGACCGGCAGATCTGGGTACGGCAAACGCTGGGCAGCGGTCGGATCGAGGCTGGCCGAGTGCGTTGGCTGCTCAACACAAGTGCTCATGGTCGATCGGCTGGTTGAAACGTTACTTGTTCTTGCTGCTTGCTGTTGCTGGTGAGTGGTGAGAGATGAGAAGCGGGTGCTCGTTGTTCTCGATACAAGTAGACAGGTTGTTCGATCGGGTTGCGTACCAGCAGTATATATAGACTCGCGTCTCGCGGGCCGGTGAAGCTCCTGCAATCCCGCATGTCTTGGACCATCGGACGCCAAAAAAGAATGGTTCGGATTCGCCATTGAGCAGTGAGCACACGTCACATGAGCGACAACCAGCCAAAACCACATCTGCTCATGCTCAGGTTTCTTCGCACGGTTTTCTCGTGTGCATATATGaccaaaaaagaaagaaagatgaAAACAAGTACGTGTATCTGGTTCATGTGCCACGCAGCTACTACAGTATGTGGTGAAGTTTTAGGGATGCAAGTAGTTATGCAACCACACCAGAATTTTGTAAGAATCAAAATCTATAATATACGACTTTATTAAGAACCTAACACGTGCCTCACCTCGGCGCCGTGCCCTATGGGCCTCACACGCCCAGCCTCTACGCAACGCTTTCTCAGCTACTGACCTATAGATCTCACTACAGGAAAcacataaattttcgtgggccgttttattttcgtcggccggcccacgaaaattcgaatgttattttcgtcggcctcgtgaccgacgaaaatatagcgtattttcgtgggccggggaATATTTTCGTGGGCAGGCCCATAAAAATACtgaagttattttcgtcggcctctggACCGACGAAAATGTGGCGTAGTTTCAtcggcctcactgaggccgacgaaaatagtggcccTAAAACCCATCGAATCGACCGACGCACGTCCTGACACTCCTGCTCCCCTGTCGCCACCGCGTCGCGCGCGGGCAGAGGCCTCTCTCGCCATCTCGCGGCCGCGGCACCCCACAGCTAGCCTACCACCCGACCTcccaccgccgccgccggcctgCTCCCAACCACAAGTCCAGGAGGACGCCACTTCGATccgcctcggcgttgtaccacagtggtgggggtagaaagcatggcaggtgaggtgtttgtgtttgattcaacaatttcattaacaagaatgtgtccacttaatggctcaactatgtgtaccatgcaggtttgcctttggcaccggcgttgtggagtataaTAGGACAATAGGttaagggaaggcatcgtcttcggcagggagttctcgctcctccaggtctgctcgagaggctcagctggaggaggagactcgggcagcacaggagcaggctcgagcagcacaggagcaggctcgagcagcgcaggagcaggtcggacagctgacgcagtatatggctgcttattttcaggtaattcatatatctcatcacgtgtcattgaattcaaagtataatgttgcgattctaacgtttcatccatttgcaggaaatgactactcgactcggccctgatatgaacttgcccgcttttcgccctccccaggtaacactatatgaacacttcaattccatagcaactctttttttattatcaaaaatgtctcgtaggcacaaggatggggacaatggccaggacaagctccagcgtcgcagccactgtggaccggtgttgggtggacgcaggcacgtccaggcacttggacggctccaccaccccaaggatcgcaaccAGTCCGGGGATGGGTGCCACCAGTCTCCCAAACACTGGCGGGCTCTcaaccatttcaagcgtggatggcaccgccaccgacggggtgggtgccaccacctcaggggtggccagcacaacactacccgtggatgcatgcaggatcacaggtgacgttccatgtttaattTTATGCAAATCGTGACCAAACATATTaatgtataggtatagggatagcaatacacagccttatttgaatgattgatgaattgcagggttcagtgtcaaatgctcagggatcggagggtgctgcCAACGTCCaaaacttcctcgtccatggttctggagggtggcggaggagggagtggccaaaactcccacagcccgcaggaGTGAGTTTGATTAtagactatgtatggactatgtatACACTTTATTATGGATGTGATTATGGTATTGAAACTGTATGAACTGTAtgaactatgtatggactatgtttgaaacaattatggtattgcttgtgaatgtggtttgtgaaatctgtattgcttgtgaaatctgtatatgtcattgtggattatgtgtattttgctgtaaattaaaaggtgcagaaaaatctgttttgggggggtaTCATTAATTTTCGTCGGCTTGTTCggaggcccacgaaaatagctgttgtattttcgtcggccaacgaggcccacgaaaatagctgttgtattttcgtcggccttggaaaagccgacgaaaatatgttatttttgtcggtaccgacgaaaatagttgttTATTTTCGTCTAacatattttcggcggctattttcgtcggtatgCAGACGAAAATAACCTATTTTCGTTGGTTtaagcttattttcgtgggtttttggcccatgaaaatttaggcgtttcctgtagtgtctCCAGCGTCTGTCCAGCATCCGACCTCGCCCTCGCAGCTACCACACCCACGCCCGCCTACTGCAAAAAAAATTGGGGCTAACCACCGAACCACCAAactttagtgtttagaaataaacaataattatatttaaataaatatctaaatacctatttatatgatataaaATAACCGTGGCAAAGTACGGGCAACTGACTAGTCAAAATATATGGATGTAAGGGTCACAAGGGGTGTATAATTTCTTCTTTTTTATCACATATTATAGAAAAATCGTACTATTTCAACGATCATATTTATTTTTGATTCGAAGAATTAAATTATTTTTGGTCCTCAGGTATCGGCCGTCGAAAATAATAGCTTAATTTTAACATTTGGCATCTAGCGTCTAAAATTAAATTATTTAAGACGGCATGAATACGATCGCCAAAAATTATCCTCTGTATCGGTGTAAACATTTTTTGCGTTCACCATTCTCTTTCTCCTTCCTCTCGCCCTAGCTCGtgcacgcccccccccccccccccccccccccccccccgcctccCGAGTTCTCGCCCATGTGCGCCATCGCCCATGCCCGCGCGTGCCGCCGCCACATGACCTCGCTCGTGCACGTCGTCGCCACCGGTCCTTGCTCGCACGCACTTCTGGCCCCTCACCCCCATTCACCCTAGCACACCAGCGCGCGCTCCCCTACCCGCTCCTAGCCATCCTTGCGCTCACCTCCGACCATCATCACTCGTGCCTTCGGCTCCTGCACCCTCCATTCAGCCTATCACCCATGTTTGATGTCACTGTCCCGTCGTCTCTAGGCTATTACTCGTAAATTGCTTAATCATTGGTATTTAACTATCTGTGATCAGTTATAAATATTGTTTTATATTATTGCATTGGTATTTGGTAGAAACAAGATGAAGCATATATATAATGGCACTATTAAAATGCTAGTTAGATAATTGGAATACATCAACATCTCTCAAGCTAGGTAATATGTTTGTTATATTGGTATTCTACTTCTCCAGGTAGTAGTCACCGCGTCAATGTAACTGGTCTTAGTGTGATCACGATGCCACATACCTATGTGACTGTCCGCCGTTAGCGCCAGATACTCTGTCAAGGACAGATAGGTAGGACTCAGCCCTATGAAGAATTATTTGATTGTTTTAATATTTCATAAGTATATTATTGTTTTAATATTACATCAATAAAGTAATCAAACCTATATGTCATCTGTTTCGTATCGACACTTCTCATGTGTGTCACAGACGTGAGATTTGTTGGACCGAAATTGTCCCTTAATTTGGACAGCCTCCTAGTGACCGGTATATCATGGTATTTATGATGAGCTAGGTGGGCGAACAAAATTTCAATGGTAAAATCTACATTGTTTTTCACTGCACCATATTCAGATGTGTAGGTGGAAAACAGCGGGGTCATGATGTCGAAATTTTGTTCCAACCCTATAACCTTGTCATAAATAACATGATATATCTATCATTGTTGGATAGGTTTAGGACATATCTAGACAATGTAAAACATTTAGTATTATATAACTTAGTTTATTCTCTATAGCCTCAAATATGCTAGAGAATCGTTGGTGGATGTATGATGATTGGAATAAAAGTCGGGCTCACTCAGCTGAATGGATAGCTAAGACTAAAGATGTTATCAATCGTGCAATTGCTTTCTCAACTATCGCTAAGTTCTAGTGTTCATGTAGAAAGTGTTAGAACGCAAAGTTATTTGACATGTTCACAATCAGTAAACACATCAGTAACAATATTATACTTGGTATTGTAGAAACGTTATAGTGTGGCCTTGAAAGACAAGTGTAGGAAATGGTGACGCCTAAGAGAGGGT is a genomic window of Zea mays cultivar B73 chromosome 5, Zm-B73-REFERENCE-NAM-5.0, whole genome shotgun sequence containing:
- the LOC109939975 gene encoding nitrate reductase [NADH] 3, yielding MSTCVEQPTHSASLDPTAAQRLPYPDLPVDILRRSSVRGSGFVAAALVSSARKADDDASDDDDDDHQGDRHETYGSHYLRHLGVEPSVRDEGTVDAWVERSPSLIRLTGKHPFNGEPPLPRLMRHGFITPAPLHYVRNHGPVPRGDWATWTVEVTGLVRRPARLTMDELARDFPALELPVTLVCSSNRRKEQNMSRQTLGFNWGPGAVSTSVWRGARLRDVLRRCGGVADGALFVCFEGAEDLPGGGGTKYGTSITRERALDPTMDVMLAYQQNGGPLLPDHGFPVRLIVPGCTAGRMVKWLKRIVVAPAESDNYYHYRDNRFLPSHVDAKLADAEGWWYKPEYVINEMNTNSVITTPAHNEFLPINAITTQRIYTMKGFAYSGGGKKVTRVEVTLDGGENWLLCALDHPEKPTKYGRYWCWCFWSIDVELIDLLACKEIAVRAWDQSLNTQPEFLTWNLMGMMTNCWFRVKVNVCRPRMGEKAGLAFEHPVQPGNQPGGWMAQQKHLETAEATSAATSTTNQQFTMSEVRKHASQDSAWIVVHGHVYDCTEYLKDHPGGADSILINAGTDCTEEFDAIHSDKAKELLAPYRIGDLVTTAGAEQASPLELAPSPPIRHEGPAAPVVALSNPREKVPCRLVARTVLSRDVRLFRFALPSSGQVLGLPVGKHIFVCASIDGKLCVRAYTPTSSVDEVGHFDLLVKVYFRNENPKFPDGGRMTQYLDSLPVGASVDVKGPLGHVEYVGRGGFVIDGKPRKAGRLAMVAGGSGITPIYQVIQAVLRDQPEDKTEMHLVYANRTEDDILLRAELDRWAAEYPDRLKVWYVVSQVKRLDEWKYSVGIVTEAVLREHVPEGGDGTLALVCGPPLMIQLAILPNLEKMKHHVDSVIVF